Proteins co-encoded in one Actinomadura luteofluorescens genomic window:
- a CDS encoding precorrin-2 C(20)-methyltransferase, translating into MAGRLFGVGVGPGDPELVTVKAARLIGEADVVAFHCARHGRSIARAIAGPYLRDGRIEEQLVYPVTTETTDHPGGYQGALEDFYADCAARLAAHLDAGRTVVVLSEGDPLFYGSYMHLHKRLAPHYPAEVVPGVTSLSAASAAAGRPLVEREETLTVLPGTLPGEELAERLRTADAAAVLKLGRTFPKVRQAFEDAGRLGDGWYVERAATDRQRVLPLAAVDPADVPYMSLALLTSPAERSFAAPPPARPEGTGGVWVVGLGPAGRPWLTPEAQDVLASATDLVGYGPYLDRVPPNPRQRRHGSGNRVEADRARLALELARDGARVAVVSSGDPGVFAMATAVLEAAAGDEFADVPVQVVPGLTAAQAVAARAGAPLGHDFCVLSLSDILKPWDVVERRLAAAAEADLVLALYNPSSSRRRHQLPAARDLLLKHRSPETPVVVGRDVGGPEESVTVTTLGELDPERVDMRCLLIVGSSATRVTGQGVVYTPRRYP; encoded by the coding sequence ATGGCGGGACGGCTGTTCGGCGTGGGCGTCGGGCCCGGCGACCCCGAACTGGTCACGGTGAAGGCGGCGCGGCTGATCGGCGAGGCGGACGTGGTGGCCTTCCACTGCGCGCGGCACGGCCGCAGCATCGCCCGGGCGATCGCCGGACCGTACCTGCGGGACGGGCGGATCGAGGAGCAGCTCGTCTACCCGGTGACGACCGAGACCACCGACCATCCCGGCGGCTACCAGGGGGCGCTGGAGGATTTCTACGCCGACTGCGCCGCCCGGCTCGCCGCGCACCTCGACGCGGGACGGACGGTCGTGGTGCTCAGCGAGGGCGACCCGCTGTTCTACGGGTCCTACATGCACCTGCACAAGCGGCTCGCGCCGCACTATCCGGCCGAGGTGGTGCCGGGCGTGACGTCGCTCAGCGCGGCGTCGGCGGCGGCGGGCCGCCCGCTGGTGGAGCGGGAGGAGACGCTGACCGTCCTGCCGGGGACGCTGCCCGGCGAGGAGCTGGCCGAGCGGCTGCGCACCGCGGACGCGGCGGCCGTCCTCAAGCTCGGGCGGACGTTCCCCAAGGTCAGGCAGGCCTTCGAGGACGCGGGGCGGCTCGGCGACGGCTGGTACGTGGAGCGGGCCGCCACCGACCGGCAACGCGTCCTGCCGCTCGCCGCCGTCGACCCGGCGGACGTGCCCTACATGTCGCTCGCGCTGCTGACGAGCCCGGCGGAGCGCTCGTTCGCGGCGCCTCCCCCGGCGCGGCCGGAGGGGACCGGCGGGGTGTGGGTCGTCGGGCTCGGGCCGGCGGGGCGGCCTTGGCTGACCCCGGAGGCGCAGGACGTCCTGGCGTCCGCGACCGACCTCGTCGGCTACGGCCCCTACCTGGACCGGGTGCCGCCAAACCCGAGGCAGCGGCGGCACGGGTCCGGCAACCGGGTGGAGGCCGACCGGGCCCGGCTCGCGCTGGAACTCGCGCGGGACGGGGCCCGGGTCGCCGTCGTCTCCTCCGGCGACCCTGGGGTGTTCGCGATGGCGACGGCCGTGCTGGAGGCCGCGGCCGGAGACGAGTTCGCGGACGTGCCGGTGCAGGTCGTTCCGGGCCTGACGGCGGCGCAGGCCGTCGCCGCCCGGGCGGGCGCGCCCCTCGGGCACGACTTCTGCGTCCTGTCGCTGTCGGACATCCTCAAGCCGTGGGACGTGGTGGAGCGGCGGCTCGCCGCCGCGGCCGAGGCCGACCTGGTCCTGGCCCTCTACAACCCCTCGTCGAGCCGGCGCAGGCACCAGCTCCCGGCGGCCCGCGACCTGCTGCTCAAGCACCGCTCCCCCGAGACCCCGGTGGTGGTCGGGCGGGACGTGGGCGGACCGGAGGAGAGCGTGACGGTGACGACGCTCGGCGAGCTGGACCCCGAGCGGGTCGACATGCGCTGCCTGCTCATCGTCGGGTCGTCCGCCACCCGCGTGACCGGGCAGGGCGTGGTCTACACCCCGCGCCGCTACCCCTGA
- the cobF gene encoding precorrin-6A synthase (deacetylating), giving the protein MKRLLIIGIGAGDPDHLTFQAAKAIAAADVFLVVDKGEAKHDLAGLRHDLIAAHGRPPYRIVEARDPDRDRDAAAYTAAVEDWRSRRARIYESFVTGELADGQTGAILVWGDPGVYDSTLAALEEVGAEFECEVIPGISSVSALTARHGVGLTRVGRPVHVTTGRRLAAEGPTADDVLVMLDAHCAFAEAGEGYHIYWGAYLGTTDEILVSGPVAEVAERIRAVRAEARARKGWIMDTYLLRREPPARP; this is encoded by the coding sequence GTGAAGCGGCTTCTGATCATCGGCATCGGCGCGGGGGACCCCGACCACCTGACGTTCCAGGCGGCCAAGGCGATCGCCGCCGCCGACGTCTTCCTCGTCGTCGACAAGGGAGAGGCCAAGCACGACCTGGCCGGGCTGCGGCACGACCTCATCGCGGCGCACGGCCGGCCCCCGTACCGGATCGTGGAGGCCCGCGACCCCGACCGCGACCGCGACGCCGCCGCCTACACCGCCGCCGTCGAGGACTGGCGGTCGCGGCGCGCACGGATCTACGAGTCGTTCGTCACCGGTGAGCTCGCCGACGGGCAGACCGGCGCGATCCTCGTCTGGGGCGACCCCGGCGTCTACGACAGCACCCTCGCGGCGCTGGAGGAGGTCGGCGCCGAGTTCGAGTGCGAGGTGATTCCCGGCATCAGCAGCGTCTCGGCGCTCACCGCGCGGCATGGCGTCGGGCTCACGCGGGTGGGGCGCCCCGTCCACGTCACCACCGGACGCCGCCTCGCCGCCGAGGGCCCCACCGCCGACGACGTCCTCGTCATGCTGGACGCGCACTGCGCGTTCGCCGAGGCGGGCGAGGGCTACCACATCTACTGGGGCGCCTACCTGGGCACGACCGACGAGATCCTCGTCTCCGGCCCGGTCGCGGAGGTGGCCGAGCGGATCCGCGCCGTGCGCGCCGAGGCCCGCGCCCGCAAGGGGTGGATCATGGACACCTACCTCCTGCGGCGCGAGCCCCCGGCACGTCCCTGA
- a CDS encoding LLM class flavin-dependent oxidoreductase: MRLGVNVPNFGPGTDPGVLRQWARTVEGLGFDLLMVSDHVAITADVAAQYPAPFYEPFTTLSWLAGVTERVRLGTTVLVVPYRHPLLIARMAANLNDLSGGRFVLGAGVGWAREEYAALGVPYTRRGALTDEYLRAIRAAWEDEGDYRAGRIPLWIGGNSDAALRRAVRVGDAWHPLRFALPWLRGALERLKTVADEQGRPMPGLEPRIALRLTSSPVTGPDRLAGEGTVDQVADDLEQLRLLGAGTVLLDPFNGDPDETLRPGDAWRDLAAVAALAGSGR; encoded by the coding sequence ATGCGCCTCGGTGTGAACGTCCCCAACTTCGGCCCCGGCACCGACCCGGGCGTCCTGCGGCAGTGGGCGCGGACGGTCGAGGGCCTCGGCTTCGACCTGCTGATGGTCTCCGACCACGTCGCGATCACGGCCGACGTCGCCGCGCAGTACCCGGCGCCGTTCTACGAGCCGTTCACCACGCTCTCCTGGCTCGCCGGCGTGACCGAGCGGGTGCGGCTCGGCACCACCGTGCTGGTCGTCCCGTACCGGCATCCGCTGCTCATCGCGCGCATGGCCGCCAACCTCAACGACCTGAGCGGCGGGCGGTTCGTCCTCGGCGCCGGGGTCGGCTGGGCCCGCGAGGAGTACGCCGCGCTCGGCGTCCCGTACACCCGGCGCGGCGCCCTCACCGACGAGTACCTGCGGGCGATCCGCGCCGCGTGGGAGGACGAGGGCGACTACCGCGCGGGGCGGATCCCCCTCTGGATCGGCGGCAACAGCGACGCCGCGCTCCGCCGGGCCGTGCGCGTCGGCGACGCCTGGCACCCCCTGCGCTTCGCCCTCCCCTGGCTCCGCGGTGCGCTGGAGCGGTTGAAGACCGTCGCGGACGAGCAGGGGCGCCCGATGCCCGGCCTGGAGCCCCGCATCGCCCTGCGGCTGACGTCCTCCCCCGTCACCGGTCCCGACCGGCTCGCGGGAGAGGGGACGGTCGACCAGGTCGCCGACGACCTGGAGCAACTGCGGCTGCTCGGCGCGGGCACGGTCCTCCTCGATCCCTTCAACGGCGACCCGGACGAGACGCTGCGCCCCGGCGACGCCTGGCGCGACCTCGCGGCCGTCGCCGCCCTGGCCGGCTCCGGCCGGTAG
- a CDS encoding precorrin-8X methylmutase, with amino-acid sequence MIDYVRDGAEIYRRSFATIRAEADLAGLPDDVARVAVRMIHACGMTDLVEDLAWSPGVVARARAALLAGAPVLCDARMVASGVTRARLPAGNEVVCTLGDPEVPGLAERLGTTRSAAALELWRDRLGGAVVAIGNAPTALFRLLELVEEGAPRPAAVLGIPVGFIGAAESKEALAASGLDHLVVRGRRGGSAMTAAAVNAVASEAE; translated from the coding sequence GTGATCGATTACGTCCGGGACGGCGCCGAGATCTACCGGCGGTCGTTCGCGACGATCCGCGCGGAGGCCGACCTGGCGGGACTGCCGGACGACGTGGCGCGGGTCGCGGTCCGCATGATCCACGCCTGCGGCATGACCGACCTCGTGGAGGATCTGGCCTGGTCGCCGGGGGTGGTGGCGCGGGCCCGGGCGGCGCTGCTGGCGGGCGCGCCGGTGCTGTGCGACGCGCGGATGGTCGCCTCCGGCGTGACCCGCGCGCGGCTGCCCGCCGGCAACGAGGTCGTCTGCACCCTGGGCGACCCGGAAGTGCCCGGGCTGGCCGAGCGGCTCGGGACCACGCGCAGCGCGGCGGCGCTGGAGCTGTGGCGCGACCGGCTCGGCGGCGCGGTCGTCGCGATCGGCAACGCGCCGACCGCGCTGTTCCGGCTGCTGGAGCTGGTGGAGGAGGGCGCGCCTCGCCCGGCGGCGGTCCTCGGGATCCCGGTCGGGTTCATCGGGGCGGCCGAGTCCAAGGAGGCGCTCGCCGCGAGCGGCCTGGACCATCTGGTGGTGCGCGGGCGGCGCGGCGGCAGCGCGATGACGGCGGCGGCGGTCAACGCCGTCGCCAGTGAGGCGGAGTGA
- a CDS encoding MFS transporter produces MDESAPAVRPGGIVGVLAVGGIVAAFMQTLVVPLIAELPRLLHTTASNATWVVTSTLLASAVAMPMIGRLGDLYGKRRMLLVCMVPLITGSVICALAGSLVPMVVGRGLQGVGMGMIPLGISALRDLLPPERLGSSIALLSSSMGIGGAFGLPLAAVIADNMSWRVLFWGSAAMSALVATLIYLLVPATPVQARGRFDAVGAVGLGIGLVCLLLGVSKGADWGWASGTTIGLFTTTVVVLLAWGWWELRTREPLVDLRVTARTQVLLTNAASVVIGFSMYAQSLIVPQLLQLPKATGYGLGQSMVAAGLWMVPSGLLMMAVSPLGARLSAARGPKVTLVAGSLVIALGYGSSTLLIGAAWGLMVVTAICGMGVGLAYGAMPALIMGAVPRSETASANSFNTLMRSVGTSVSAAVVGVVLSQLTIDLGGHVLPSEDGFRAGLLIGCGVALLAGLIALAIPGRGRSVTAAAEQGAPAEERAASKA; encoded by the coding sequence GTGGACGAGTCCGCGCCCGCCGTCCGACCCGGCGGGATCGTCGGCGTTCTCGCCGTGGGCGGCATCGTCGCCGCGTTCATGCAGACCCTCGTGGTGCCGCTGATCGCCGAGCTGCCGCGGCTGCTGCACACCACGGCCTCCAACGCGACCTGGGTGGTCACCTCGACGCTGCTGGCCTCCGCGGTCGCGATGCCGATGATCGGGCGGCTCGGCGACCTGTACGGCAAGCGGCGGATGCTGCTGGTCTGCATGGTGCCGCTCATCACCGGGTCGGTGATCTGCGCGCTGGCCGGCTCGCTGGTCCCGATGGTCGTCGGCCGGGGCCTGCAGGGCGTCGGCATGGGCATGATCCCGCTCGGCATCAGCGCGCTGCGCGACCTGCTGCCGCCCGAGCGGCTGGGGTCCTCGATCGCGCTGCTGAGCTCGTCCATGGGCATCGGCGGGGCGTTCGGCCTGCCGCTCGCGGCCGTCATCGCGGACAACATGAGCTGGCGGGTGCTGTTCTGGGGCTCGGCCGCGATGAGCGCGCTCGTCGCCACGCTGATCTACCTGCTGGTGCCGGCCACGCCCGTCCAGGCCCGGGGCCGCTTCGACGCCGTGGGAGCGGTCGGCCTCGGCATCGGCCTCGTGTGCCTGCTGCTCGGCGTCTCCAAGGGCGCCGACTGGGGCTGGGCGAGCGGCACGACCATCGGGCTGTTCACCACCACGGTCGTCGTGCTGCTGGCGTGGGGCTGGTGGGAGCTGCGGACCCGCGAGCCGCTGGTCGACCTGCGCGTCACCGCGCGCACCCAGGTGCTGCTCACCAACGCGGCCTCGGTCGTGATCGGGTTCTCGATGTACGCCCAGTCGCTGATCGTGCCGCAGCTGCTGCAGCTGCCGAAGGCGACCGGGTACGGGCTGGGCCAGTCGATGGTGGCCGCCGGCCTGTGGATGGTGCCGTCCGGCCTGCTGATGATGGCGGTGTCCCCGCTCGGTGCGCGGCTGTCGGCCGCCCGCGGGCCCAAGGTCACCCTGGTCGCCGGGAGCCTGGTGATCGCTCTCGGCTACGGGTCGTCCACGCTGCTCATCGGCGCCGCGTGGGGCCTGATGGTCGTCACGGCGATCTGCGGCATGGGCGTCGGTCTCGCCTACGGCGCGATGCCCGCCCTCATCATGGGCGCGGTGCCGCGGTCGGAGACCGCCTCGGCCAACAGCTTCAACACGCTGATGCGCTCGGTCGGCACCTCGGTGTCGGCGGCCGTGGTCGGGGTCGTGCTGTCCCAGCTGACCATCGACCTCGGCGGGCACGTGCTGCCGTCCGAGGACGGCTTCCGCGCGGGCCTGCTGATCGGCTGCGGCGTGGCGCTGCTCGCCGGCCTCATCGCGCTGGCCATCCCCGGGCGCGGCCGCTCGGTCACCGCCGCGGCCGAGCAGGGCGCCCCGGCGGAGGAGCGCGCCGCGTCCAAGGCTTGA
- the cobM gene encoding precorrin-4 C(11)-methyltransferase, producing the protein MTVYFVGAGPGAADLITVRGLRVLESAPVCLYAGSLVPAELLEACPPGARVVDTANMTLDGIVAELTAAHRGGLDVARLHSGDPSVFSAVAEQMRRLDAEGVPYEVVPGVPAFAAAAASLGRELTVPGVGQTVILTRTAVRATPMPDGEDLATLGASGATMVLHLAVQRIEEVAAELLPRYGADCPVAVVARASREDELILRGTLGGIAALVREAGVRRTAVIVVGRVLTASAFPDSHLYSAGRDRACGAS; encoded by the coding sequence GTGACGGTGTACTTCGTCGGCGCGGGCCCCGGCGCCGCCGACCTCATCACCGTGCGCGGCCTGCGGGTCCTGGAGTCCGCGCCGGTCTGCCTGTACGCGGGGTCGCTGGTGCCGGCCGAGCTGCTGGAGGCGTGCCCGCCCGGCGCCCGCGTCGTCGACACCGCGAACATGACGCTGGACGGGATCGTCGCCGAGCTGACGGCCGCCCACCGCGGCGGCCTGGACGTCGCGCGGCTGCACTCCGGCGACCCGTCGGTGTTCAGCGCGGTCGCCGAGCAGATGCGCCGCCTCGACGCCGAGGGCGTGCCGTACGAGGTCGTCCCCGGCGTCCCGGCGTTCGCGGCGGCGGCGGCCTCGCTCGGGCGGGAGCTGACCGTCCCCGGCGTCGGCCAGACCGTGATCCTGACCCGGACGGCCGTGCGCGCCACCCCGATGCCGGACGGCGAGGACCTCGCGACCCTCGGCGCGAGCGGCGCCACGATGGTGCTGCACCTGGCAGTCCAGCGCATCGAGGAGGTCGCCGCCGAACTGCTGCCCCGCTACGGCGCGGACTGCCCGGTCGCCGTCGTCGCCCGCGCCAGCCGCGAGGACGAGCTGATCCTGCGCGGCACCCTCGGCGGCATCGCCGCCCTGGTCCGCGAGGCCGGGGTGCGGCGCACGGCGGTGATCGTCGTCGGGCGCGTCCTCACCGCGTCGGCGTTCCCCGACAGCCACCTCTACAGCGCCGGGCGGGACCGGGCGTGCGGCGCGTCCTGA
- the cbiE gene encoding precorrin-6y C5,15-methyltransferase (decarboxylating) subunit CbiE codes for MDARVITVVGIGADGWDGLAEESREALRTAEVLFGNRRQLDLVPGADRERVAWPSPLLPALPGLIERHEGRAIAVLASGDPMFHGIGSTLAGMLGADRLRVLPHPSSASLACARLGWPLDRVDVLSIVGRPAAALNAAVAPGRRLVVLGAGREAPIIVAAVLSGRGFGPSRMTALCDLGSAEETIRHGVAQEWTEPAASALTLTAVECVPGPDAAPLPRTPGLRDDAFEHDGQITKSEVRAVTLSRLAPLPGELLWDVGAGSGSVAIEWARAHPACEAVAIESSPRRAERIGANAAALGVPRLQVVKGEAPDALDGLPEPDAVFIGGGLTEAGLLERCWDALKPGGRLVANAVTLESEARVVEGRRLLGGELVRVGVERAGPLGGFTAWRPAMPVTIWTVRKEAP; via the coding sequence GTGGACGCGCGTGTCATCACCGTCGTGGGAATCGGCGCCGACGGGTGGGACGGGCTCGCGGAGGAGTCGCGCGAGGCGCTCCGGACGGCGGAGGTCCTGTTCGGCAACCGCAGGCAGCTCGACCTCGTCCCCGGCGCCGACCGCGAGCGGGTCGCCTGGCCGTCGCCCCTGCTCCCCGCGCTGCCGGGGCTGATCGAACGGCACGAGGGGCGCGCGATCGCCGTGCTGGCGAGCGGCGACCCCATGTTCCACGGGATCGGCTCCACCCTCGCCGGGATGCTCGGCGCCGACCGGCTCCGCGTGCTGCCCCACCCGTCGTCGGCGTCGCTCGCGTGCGCCCGGCTCGGCTGGCCGCTGGACCGGGTCGACGTCCTCAGCATCGTGGGCCGTCCCGCCGCGGCGCTGAACGCGGCTGTCGCCCCCGGCCGGCGGCTCGTCGTGCTCGGCGCCGGGCGGGAGGCTCCGATCATCGTCGCCGCGGTGCTGTCGGGCCGCGGCTTCGGCCCGAGCCGGATGACCGCCCTGTGCGACCTGGGCTCGGCCGAGGAGACGATCAGGCACGGCGTCGCGCAGGAGTGGACCGAGCCCGCCGCGTCCGCGCTGACCCTCACCGCCGTCGAATGCGTGCCCGGCCCGGACGCGGCGCCGCTGCCCCGCACCCCCGGGCTCCGCGACGACGCCTTCGAGCACGACGGGCAGATCACCAAGAGCGAGGTCCGCGCGGTGACGCTGTCGCGCCTCGCTCCGCTGCCCGGCGAGCTGCTCTGGGACGTCGGCGCCGGCTCCGGCAGCGTGGCGATCGAGTGGGCGCGGGCGCACCCCGCCTGCGAGGCCGTCGCGATCGAGAGCAGCCCCCGCCGGGCCGAGCGGATCGGCGCCAACGCGGCCGCGCTGGGCGTGCCGCGCCTGCAGGTCGTGAAGGGCGAGGCTCCGGACGCGCTGGACGGCCTGCCCGAGCCGGACGCGGTCTTCATCGGCGGCGGCCTCACCGAGGCCGGGCTGCTGGAGCGCTGCTGGGACGCCCTCAAGCCGGGCGGGCGCCTGGTCGCCAACGCCGTGACCCTCGAATCGGAGGCCAGGGTGGTCGAGGGGCGCCGGCTGCTCGGCGGTGAGCTGGTCCGTGTCGGCGTCGAGCGCGCCGGGCCGCTGGGCGGGTTCACGGCCTGGCGCCCGGCGATGCCCGTCACGATCTGGACGGTCCGCAAGGAGGCCCCGTGA
- a CDS encoding MarR family winged helix-turn-helix transcriptional regulator, with the protein MHKPTDLIEYETMLLGRHSLATRRSRREGGLLERSAYILLSRIRIEGPMSIRQLSEAFDLDPSTLNRQTSAMLRDGLVERIPDPAGGIARKFRITGEGERRLDSERGQITAGIDKIMADWTAEEVEAFASFLQRFNTDIERLAGSPWPRP; encoded by the coding sequence ATGCACAAGCCCACGGATCTGATCGAGTACGAGACCATGCTGCTCGGGCGGCACAGCCTGGCCACCCGGCGCTCCCGGCGCGAGGGCGGCCTGCTGGAGCGCAGCGCCTACATCCTGCTGAGCCGCATCCGCATCGAGGGCCCCATGTCGATCCGGCAGCTCAGCGAGGCCTTCGACCTGGACCCCTCGACGCTGAACCGGCAGACCTCGGCCATGCTGCGCGACGGCCTCGTCGAGCGCATCCCCGACCCGGCCGGCGGCATCGCCCGCAAGTTCCGCATCACGGGCGAGGGCGAGCGCCGCCTCGACAGCGAGCGCGGCCAGATCACCGCCGGCATCGACAAGATCATGGCGGACTGGACGGCGGAGGAGGTCGAGGCCTTCGCCTCCTTCCTCCAGCGCTTCAACACCGACATCGAGCGCCTCGCCGGGAGCCCCTGGCCCCGCCCCTGA
- a CDS encoding cobalt-precorrin-6A reductase — MRRVLILGGTAEARALAARLTGVHVVSSLAGRVSDPRLPAGEVHIGGFGGAEGLAAWLREHRIDRFVDATHPFAERMSASAERASRLTGVPLLALRRPGWDEEDGDDWRRVPSLPDAAAALPDGARAFLTTGRRSIPVFAARAGVWFLARSVDPPEPPVPPNVRVLLARGPYTVDGERSLIREHRLDVLVTKDSGGAMTRAKLTAAREDGLPVVMVDRPALPGGVEATGDVAAAAAWAQG, encoded by the coding sequence GTGCGGCGCGTCCTGATCCTCGGCGGGACGGCGGAGGCCCGCGCCCTCGCGGCCCGCTTGACCGGCGTGCACGTCGTCTCCTCGCTCGCCGGGAGGGTTTCCGATCCGCGCCTGCCCGCGGGAGAGGTCCACATCGGCGGGTTCGGCGGCGCCGAAGGGCTCGCCGCGTGGCTGCGCGAGCACCGGATCGACCGCTTCGTCGACGCGACGCACCCGTTCGCGGAGCGGATGAGCGCCTCCGCCGAGCGCGCGTCGCGGCTGACGGGCGTGCCGCTGCTCGCGCTGCGCCGCCCCGGGTGGGACGAGGAGGACGGCGACGACTGGCGGCGCGTCCCGTCCCTGCCGGACGCTGCCGCCGCGCTGCCGGACGGCGCCCGCGCGTTCCTCACGACCGGGCGCCGCTCCATCCCGGTGTTCGCCGCGCGGGCCGGCGTGTGGTTCCTGGCGCGGTCGGTGGACCCGCCGGAGCCGCCCGTCCCGCCCAACGTGCGCGTCCTGCTGGCGCGCGGCCCCTACACCGTGGACGGCGAGCGCTCCCTGATCCGCGAGCACCGGCTGGACGTCCTGGTCACCAAGGACAGCGGCGGCGCGATGACCCGCGCGAAGCTCACCGCCGCCCGCGAGGACGGGCTGCCGGTCGTGATGGTCGACCGCCCGGCCCTCCCCGGGGGCGTCGAGGCGACCGGCGACGTGGCGGCCGCGGCGGCCTGGGCTCAGGGGTAG